In the Ovis aries strain OAR_USU_Benz2616 breed Rambouillet chromosome 18, ARS-UI_Ramb_v3.0, whole genome shotgun sequence genome, gttttctttaggatggattggttgggtctttctccttgcagtccaagggactctcaagagtcttctccaacaccacagttcaagagcatcaattcttcagcactcagctttctttacagtccaactctcacatccatacatgactactggaaaaaccatagctttgactagatggaccttcgttggcaaaataacatctctgctttttaatatgctgtctgggttggtcatagcttttcttccaaggagcaagcgtcttttactttcatggctgcagtctgccataagggtggtgtcatctgtgtatctgaggttattggtatcttgattccagcttgtgcttaatccagcccagcatttcacatgatgtactctgcatataagttaaataaacagggtgaaaatacacagccttgaggtgctcctttcccgatttggaaccagtctgatgtttcatgtccggttctaactgttgcttcttgacctgcatacagatttctcaggaggcaggtaaggtggtctggtatgcccatctcttgaacaaatttttcagtttattgtgatccacacagtcaaaggctttggtatagtctacaaaacagaaatagatgtttttctggaactctcttgctttttcgacgatccagtggatgttggcaatttgatctctggttcctctgccttttgtaaatcgtttgaacatctggaagttcatggctcatgtactgttgaaacctggcttgtagaattttgagcattattttactagcgtgtgagatgaatgcaattgtgcagtagtttgagcattctttggcattgtctttctttgggattgtaatgaaaacacaccttttctagtcctgtggccactgctgagttttccaaatttgctagcatattgagtgtagcactttcacagcatcatcgtttaggatttgaaatagctcagctggagttccatcgcTTCCATTAGCTTTGCttgtagggatgcttcctaaggcccacttgatgtcacattccaggatgtctggttctaggtgagtgatcacaccattgtggttatctgggtcatgaagatcttttttgtatagttcttctgtgtattcttgccacctctttttaatatcttctgcttctgttaggtccacaccctttctgtcctttattgtgcctatctttgcatgaaatgttcccttgatatctctaattttcttgaagagatctctagtctttctcattctatcgttttcctctatttctttgccttgatcactgaggaagacttgctcatctctcttttctattctttggaactctgcattcacattggtatatctttccttttctcctttgcctttaacttctcttcttttctcagctatttgtaaggcctcctcaaccattctgcctttttgcatttctttttctctgattcctagaatgtcgatgttcactcttgccatctcctgtttgaccacttccaatttgccttgattcatggacctaacattccaggttcctatgcaatattgttttaacagcatcggactttacttccatcaccagtcatatccacaactgggtgttgtttttgctttggctccgtctcttcattctttctggagttatttctccactgctcttcagtagcatattgggcacctaccgacctgggagttcatctttcagtatcctatctttttgttttttcatactgttcatggagttctctaggcaagagtactgaagtggtttgccattccttctccagtggaccacgttttgtcgaattctccaccatgacccctctGTCTTGGGTTGTCCTATAAGGcgtggttcatagtttcattgagttagacaaggctgtggtccatgtgactgGTTTTGATTAGTTTCTGTGATTgcggttttcattctctctgccctctgagggataaggataagaggcttatagaagcttcctgatgggagagactgactgtgggggaaactgggtcttgttctgattggtggggccatgctcagtaaatcttcaatccaattttctgttgatgggctgggctgtgttccctccctgttgtttgactgagaccaaactatggcggaggtaatgaagataatggtggtggtggtggtttagttgctaagtcgcgtccgactcttacaaccccatggactgtagccacaaagctcctctgtccacggaattctccaggtaagaatactggagcgggttgccatttccttctccaggggatcttccagagccagggactgaacctgggtctcctgcattgcaggcagattctttacccactgagctacgagggaagccatgacgaagataatggcaacccccttcaaAAGGTCTCCTGCGCGCACAGCTGCACTCAGTGCCCTCGACCCTGCGCCTGCCTCTGCCCGATACTCATGGACACTCACAGGAAAGTCTGagtcagtctctgtggggtcactgctcctttctcctgggtacTGGTGTGCAGAacattttgtttgtgccctccaagagtctattcccccagtcctatgtaagttctgtAAGCAAATCCCACTgccctccaaagtcaaattcccctgggggttctcagtcccactgccagatccccaggttgggcaATCTGTTGtaggtcctagaactttcttaacagtgggagaatttatttggtataattgttctgcagttttgGGGTCGTCTGCTCTGCaactctatggtggggttaacgGCGATCTCCTCTAACAGGGTCTGCCACACCCAAGCCTGCTGCACCcggagcccctgcccctgcagtggGCCACTGCTGATCCATGCCTCCGCAGGTCCAGACAGGGTTTTCAGGTGACGCTGAGAGCGTTTGGACAATGTGATGTTAGGCCAGGAGCTCTGGAACCTCGAAGACTTTTTGCTGGACACCTCTTGCAGGAGGTGACAGGTGAAGGATGAATATGGCCTGACAATGAGGCAATGTGGCCGGGTAGCATTCTGGGCGGGAAGGGGCGGCAGGGCGGGGCCTGAACCGCCCACCGACCGGCGGTGTCAGTCTGGTGCGGTCGCCTTCCGAGATGTCTTGGCCTGCGGGGCACTCGTAGCTGCCTCCTTTCCCAGGTGACGCACATTTGAGCCGCCGGCGCTCGGCGACCCGGGTTCGGGTCTCCGCGTCGGCTGTCATGGCGGACGCGGAGCCGGAAGCTGAGGGTGGCGGTGAGGACGGCTGCAGCGGCGGCCGGGCTCCCTTTTCCCAGCGCGGGAGCGCGGCGCGCGTGGCCCCGCTGGGCCCCGAGCAGCTGCGGCGCGTCCTGGAGCAGGTGACGAAGGCGCAGCCGCCCgcggagccgccgccgccgccctgcGTGCTGGACGCGGCGCGGCGGCTGCGGGACGCGGCCCAGCAGGCCGCCCTCCAGCGGGGCCCCGGCGCCGAGCCCCCGCGCCCGCCGCGCCTGCTGCCGCCGCAGGTGAGGCGCCGGGCGGGGCCGTGGGGCAACTGAGGCCCGGGAGAGGCCTCGCGCGGGGAAGGAAGGCTTCTCCGCGTAGGCCTTGGAGCCGCCCTGCCCGAGAGAGCGGCCGTTACAGTTCAGGGCGTCCCCATACTCGGCTCCCTGGGGACGGCAGGCCGCCCGCCCCTGTCAGCGCCGGCACCGTCGGCTCCTCCACCCCGCCGGGCCCCTGCCCGCGGCTCCTCCGCGCTGCCTGGCTCCTCTCGCGGGCGTTTCGCCCCGTTTTCGTTGAGCGCTCACGGTGTCCAGGCGCTGCGGCAGGTGCAGCGTTTGACCCCAGTCCATGAAGAGCGGCCGGACCTGGGGGCTGCTCCCGAGTGAGGGGTCCCCAGGCCTGACACTGCAGCGGAGACCTGAGTGGATTAAAAGGAACCAACGTAGAGAGTCTTTCGGTGGAAGGGGCTGCAAAGGGGCCCGGCCGAGACTCGGGGGCCGAACGAAGTACATTCTAGTGACTTGATGCAGCACCTGCTCGCAGTGGCGGCGTCTGCGTTTGCAACCCCTGTTACAGACCCGGCAGGTGCCTGACATTGGCTTAATGAATGAAACCCGTGAAAGCACTCCGTGTGCTAGCCAGCGTCCTTTCTCAGTGGCCTGAtttccaggtcacacagctcttGGCCGCTAAGGAAGCTGGAACTCGAACATGGGTCTTGACATCCCAGAGCGTCCAGAGTAGCATCCAAGCCTGAGGTCGTTCATGTCACCTGTAAAGTCACATTCCCTTTCAGCACTGGGCTTGTAAATGTCACCGTGCTTCTCACTCCAAAAGTGCCACAGAGATCCTGCCTCTAGAAGAAGTAGGTAGAGAGTAGAATCATCAGTCTTCACTAAGCTTATGTCTTTGTTTCTGAGGGATTTGGCCAGTTAAGATTGGTACCCAGTTGATCATCAAGACTGGAGAGTTGTCTCGCCCAAGTTTGGGGAGACAAGTATGACTGCCCAAACACCAAACTTCTTAGaagtgtgaccttgggtaattCAACCTCGTTGGACTTTGGCTTTCTTATTTGTAGGATGTTTGTCTCCTACTGTGCTGAGGACATAAACGCCTCCCACTGAAGTCCTGCACAGCAGGTCTGTGGAGTCCGAAGGGTTCTGGTGGCCGAGTCTGTCCATCTCCTCTCTCTATCCAGCACAGTGCTGGACTGCTTGGGTCTCAGCAACCACACAAAAGTGTTTTTATcagcattttatagatgaggaaggaGCTGAGAGAGGCTGAGTGCTTACCCTGAGCCTCCCCCAGGTGTGGCTGCACTCCAGGGCCTGTTGAATGTTGCTATAGCTTTTTGGGTTAGATAACTTAGGAAAGAGCCCCAAAATGATGTATTCCCCCAAATGAAAGCAAACTTAATTGGAGTTAGATAGCATGATCATGTTCTCTAGCTCTTCTCATTGGGGTGATATAAATACTTAATGCATTCATGATACTGTGGTTTTGCATTCAGTTCTGGTAATACTCTTTGCCCCCTGGCTGTGCCACCAAGGCCATAGAGACGCACAAGATGGAGGTTATGTGACCAAGGAGGTAACTCATCACTCAGATAACTTCTGGCCAAGGTCAGAAAGCTAGAGATTATAAATAAATAGGACAGAGAGCCAAATGCACGGAGAGAAAGGATGAGGTTGTTTCTGGCCAAGGGGGTGAGACGAGGTGGTCTGAGCTAGATCTGGGAGGGTGGGTCCGAGTTGAAAATGCGGAAGAGGAGAGATGGTGGGGGCGGGGACCCAGGTGTGATTGGAGAACCCAGGCAGGGGAGGGTCTCTGGGGGGTGGTGTGGATTGGAAGGTACAACCTGAACGCACTCCCTCAGGTCAGCTCCTACCCCTCCCAGCCTTGTTCCTGCCCCACAGAGAGATTTTCAGTTTCCTCCACACACAGTACTCCTTGTCATGCATCCGTCCATTCACACATGTTTGTCCTTACACCTAGAATGTCTGTTCCAAAattctactcatccttcaaggACCCCTGCGGAggtcacctcttccaggaagcctgccAGCCTTGAGCTGCCCCTGCTTCTCTTACTGCACCTGTTGCGCTGTGCTGGTGGTGTTTTCCTATCAGCATTCCGCGATTAACCCAGTCTGCCTTCAGATGCAACAGTGGAGCTTTTGAAAGTACAGACATTGAGGCAAAGTGCAGACCTGAGTCAGCGGGCCTGCAGGTGGCCCCACGGGTGAGGCTGGGACCTGACTTGTTTATGAATTGGCCCCCAGCGATACTTAGGaaaagtttgttgaatgaaataGACATATAACAGGTATCAGGTAGAATACCCACTTGGTAAACTAGTCTGCAGAGCAGATTGAAAAATCAGACCAGCTTTGCCCCTGTGGTAATTCAGAAACAATAGGATTTGctctgtgtttatgtgtgtgtgtgtgtctctctctttaaTGGCATTATCTGATAATACCTCAAGAGCTTAGAGAAACATTCTAAGTGATTGGTagtaaaaggaaacaaatgtGATTCTTAAAACTAGCAAAGTAGAGCTAGTTGTCATTTGATTCATATTGGCTCAGGGCCAGCTCTGCACACCTCAAAAACCAATATATTGAATTGTCTGCTGTTTGTAGTAAGTATATAATGTGCAGACAGATATACTCCAACCTCCAGCTTGATTTCAGGTTTTCATTCTGTcctgttatatttttattgatcCTTTCCTTGGTAGAGGGTTGAGTCCAAAGAGGAGGGCCTGTTAGTGACCCCAAATTGGTGGTTCTCAATGGGGGCAGTTTTGCCCCACAGAGGGCACTTGGCAACGTCTGGTGatattttggttttggttttaatctgtttggctgcactgggactTAGTTGGGGCACGCGGGGTCTTCattgtggagcataggctctggAGTGTGGGGcaccggcttagttgcccagACACacgtgggatgttagttccccagccaggggtggagcccacatcccctgcactggaaggcagattcttaaccactggacccccagggaagtcactgGAAAAGGTTTTGATTGTGACGGCTTGGGGAGTGCTGCTGGCGTCTGCTGGGTAGATGTGGGGCTGTGCTCAACACTGCCCAGCTCAGCTGGCATGACAGACTGGTCCAAGATGTCAGCTGTGGCGAGTTGAAAAAGTCGGCTCTGGGTGATGAGGTTtatctgtcttttctctctttgtttctgctCAGTGGGGGCAGGAACCTAGTTTTGCTGCCCCGCCCACCCCCCTGAGACCATGACTGCTGTCTCCTGAACACCTACACCATTGTATCAGGCACAAGGTCACTGCTCAGTAACTTggtgcagacttccctggtagtctggtggctaagactccacactcccaatacagggggcccagttcgatccctggtcaggggactagatcttgcatgtcacaactaagagtttgcacgcTACACTAAAGATCCCCCGTGCCAGAGTGAAGATCGAAAATACTGAGTGTCGAAACTAAAACctagcatggccaaataaattaatattctttttctaaaaagtacTTGTGGAACCTAGTCGCCAGCAGCCCTCGCCTTTGGCGGGTGTTTTCTGTTATGGCACTGCCTTCAGCCTCCTAGACATACCTCCTTGCGACAGTGCCAGTGTTTCTTCTGGGATCCaagaagcaagattgctgggtcAAAAAGCCCATgcgtttaaaatatttttagggacttccctggccatccagtggttagtactctgctctttcactgccaagggctcagattctatccttggttggggaactaagatcccacaagccatggggccaaaaggataaaattttgttagatgttaaaaaaaaaaaagctgatgaaATACAGCCCAACTCCTAGGTGTGTGCCCTGGAGAAATTtacacgtgtgtacacacacatctgCGGTCTGTGACTGCGCAGAGCAGACCAGAGACCACAGGGCGGGAGGCCACCTGTTGCCTCGTTCTACAGAGCAGTGAGCGCCCGCGGGCTGCAGAGGGCGCTACAGAGCAGTGAGCGCCCGAGGCCTGTAGAGGGCGCTACAGAGCAGTGAGCGCCCGCGGGCTGCAGAGGGCGCTACAGAGCAATGAGTGCCCGAGGGCTATGCACCTCCCCTTGGATGAATTTCACAAGCAAGATAGGAAAAAACCCCACCAGGATACAAGAGATGATATTCACTTATATAACGTTTGAAAACACATCAAAACAGAACTACTTATTTTTAGGGATACCTACAAGTGtaatacgggcttccctggtagctcagctggtaaagaatccatctgtaatgcaggagacctgggttcgatccctgggttggaaagatcccctggaggagggcatggcgacccactccagtatttttgccaggagaatccccatggtcagaggagcctggtgggctgtagtccatggggtcacagagttggacatgaatgagcgattAAGCACAAGTGTGATGTAAAGAATGCGCGCAAACGACAAACAGCACATTCGGGGTAGGGAGAAAAACAGGGCGAGCAGACGTGGGGCAAGAAGACGTCCCAGTGTAGTAACGTCGCGCGTCGTAATGCAGGTGCCAGGACCCGAGGTGCGTAGTTCTTGATGGCTTTTTTGGTTTCCAGAATTTcactgaaaactttaaaaaataaggccACGTATTGAACTGAGTCCAATTTAGAGTACTAAGAACTCTAAGTGTGGTAAAACTATAAAGAAGGATATTTTTTAATGGTTCATGAGATCAACTGagtggatttttttaaacaatgataGAGTAGATACTGGGCTAGCTAAAAAGTTGATTCAGTTTTTTCTGTTAAGAttgtacagaaaaacctgaacaaactttttggccaacccagtgctATCAGAAGGCATTTATGTAGGAATGGTGAGTAGTTacatgaactttttattttgtgtatataagCAAATGCTTCTTATGTATGCAAGTACAAGAAATGTGACGTAAAATAGATGACTATGGACTGGGCAGAAATGTTGATAAACGTCAGTATAAACAGAATAGATAGAGTTTTTTTTATATGTAAGATGTgtaagttagaaaaaaatttcagcaGTGGGTTTAAGATGGGAACAAAATTGTGGAAATGTTGATAAGCAcagtgcttcttttctttttctgtgtttaagCAATTGGAAGCCATTTGTGTCAAAGTAAGATCTGGAGAGACAAAAGGTCAGGAAAAGCCGATGCCTGCGCTGGCCGCCATCCAGCCCAAGCCGGCCAGGCCGGGCCCGCCGCCCAGCGGGCACTGCAGCGCGGTGGGGCTCAGCTCTCAGGTCCTGAGTCACCACCCCCAGCCTCCTGTTCGAGTGTTCATACAGAGGCCGCTGCCTGCCCTCCGGCCAGTCCCTGTGAAGACAGTCTTGGCTGCCGAGCCGCCGAGTGGCCGGAGCACTGCAGCAGTCCGTCTGTCAGCCTCTGGCCTGCCAGCAGTCACATCTGTTTCATCCAGTTCAGCACGTTTATTTATTTCCAGCTCGCAAACAAAACACGCTGAGAAACTAAAGAAGTCTTTAAAAGTGAAAACACGTTCGGGACGGATATCTCGACCACCCAAGTATAAAGCTAAAGATTATAAATTCATCAAGACAGAGGATTTGGCCGATGGTCACCCATCTGACTCCGACGACTACACCGAACTGAGTGTGGAAGAAGATGAAGATCAGAGAGGGAGGCAGGCGCTCTTTGACTTGGCAAGCTGCTCCCTGAGGCCCAAAACTTTCAAGTGTCAGACATGTGAAAAGTCATACATAGGAAAGGGGGGGCTGGCCCGGCACTTTAAACTTAACCCAGGCCACGGCCACCTGGAGCCTGAGATGTCACCGTCTGAGAAAGCCAATGGGAGCGTGATCGCGGGCCCCGCAGAGGGCAACACCCGCAGCCTGGCGCCGCGGGGGCCGCCCACGCCCGCTCCGCCAGTTGAGGAAGGGGCTGCGTCAGCGTGGCGGGGCCTGCAGGTAACCTTGCTGTTGGTGGTTGTGTCCTCGTCCCTGCACGTTGTCCTTGAGTTGACGATATGTGCGCCTGGCTGGCACAGAGCAGCGTGTCTCCTGTCTTGGCAGCATGGCTCACTGCGTGCCGTGGAATGCAGGCGCAGGTCCTTCAGGGCTGGTCAGGGAAACGAATCGCAGCGCTCTTGCTGACATTGACATGACGGTGGCCTTGGGAAAGGTTTGCGTGGGGGCGCTGGTCCACAAGTCTGCTTCCTGGACCGTCTGCAGTAACGCGGCCTACCGGCTTCTCTCCCCGCTTTTCCCCTTTGGAAACTCACAGACAAAGCAGACCCAGTCACCATGGATTTGCATGACTATGTCAGCATTTATTCACTGAAACCCAGTGCGTCTGGGGTGAGCGTTTGTGTGCCATGTGCACTGgtccattatttaaaaaacagtgttGAGGTgtttctctggcagtccagtggttaggaccctgagCTTACACAGCctggttaattttcttttttttttttttcctggttaatTTTCTAAAGTCCCCCTCTCTGTATATTTCCAAAGGATGACTTTTATGGTATTTGAAGTGTATCCAGTAAAAAAAGTTTACAAGTTGTGGGTGAATTATGAATTAACAAAGCTCAGGTCAATTTTTAATATCCAGTGACCTCAGAAGAGTGTTTCGTTTCATTTTGGGCACCACTCCATGATCATGGTTTGTCAGCCCAGATTTGCGGGCTGGTGTTCATCTGGTATCTTTAAGGGAACCTTTGTTTAAGATGCATTGATTATCATTAATGTGTCTTGATTATGCCAAGAAGAATAATTTACAAGTTCCTTGCTTTGATGATATTTTTTCTGCTCTAAGGTTTTCATTACAGTGTATAAaggatgattattttattttggtttgggTGTGCACCCCAATCTAGAATGGTCAGTCTGTGGAAGTTGAAGAAGCGCTGGTGTCTGAAGCAAAAAATGGAAGTTTTTCAGCCCTTTTGGGATCAGAGAGACATCCCGGACCTAGAAGAAGAGGCTACTCCACAGAGCCCAGCACAGCCGTCCTGGAGCAGAGCGGCATGGCTCACCCGCCAGTGGGTGCTGGGGCCACGAGGAGCAGGGCCAGGCTCCAGGAGGTGCGTCACTCTTAGAGCTCCGTTCTTGAAACCCGTGTCTCTGGCATGGTatgtggcaactcactctaggTTTCTGAATTTCAGAGTAAAATGCCCAGATCGACTCAAACAGTTCACCTGATGTGTAATGGGATGAACACTCTATTCAAAGATAACATTGCCCAAAATGATTCCTAGGTGTACCAGCTGCTTGCCTTGATAGCTTGTAGAATAATTATAACTTGGGCTTGCGTGGAAGCAGtttagaaaagaacagaaatggtgtttttgttttgtaaaaagtTTCAAGATATAAAAGCATGTTTTGGGTTTTAAACTCTAGAATCTCCATTCTAGCCCTTGAAAGTAGGTTTATTGAATTTAGTTGGGTTGGCTTAGAAGAGTGGGACCCCAAGCTTACGTTGTCTTTGGTGAGGATGTATTTATTTACCTGCATCTTAAAGagaataagtaaaaaaaatagcaaagggAAAGTACAGATAAGTACATGAGACAACCAGCCCCAGAGAGAGTGGCTTTCTGGGCCCTGGGCCTCCAAACTACACATGAGGGGAAAGTGGTTTTCAGAGAGGAAATGGCTTTCTAGAAAGCCTAGGAGGCTGCAGGGTCCAGCGGGAAATTTAAACCCGGGTGAATTAACTTTCCTCCCCATGGGCTTGTTACCAAGTCCTGGCTGAGTGAGTTTTAGGAGTAGGAGGTCAGGAGGCTTCTGATGTGATTTGCTCACTAACATTCGAAACGAGGGAATGGCTTCCATCCTGGGAGCACTTTCTGCTGGGTTCCAGCTGCGCTCAGTTCACTGCATGTCAGTAGCTCGGCTTAGATGAGGAACCGGAACCCCAGAGACGCTCCCTGCTGGGTCAGGTCAGTGAGGCCACTGGAGCGCATGGCCGGGACCAGCAGCACCATACTGTCCAAGCGCCGTACTGTCCTGCGGAGAATCAGGGACCCTCCGAGGAGCGCCTCTCTTGATCCCGCACAAGAGAAGCTCCCCAGAGATGGGCACTGGTTTACACACGACTAGGGGTGTCCAGAATCAGGCCCTGTCCCGGGTGTGGGGGGACACGGTGCCCACGACGCCTCTTTTCCCGTCACTCACTCCAGTCCCATCCGAGGACTGCGCCCTCCTGCGCCATCCAcgccccccagcccagcccctccccaggtcCTCGTCTCCTGCCTGTCCCTGTATCTTGGTGTGGTCTCCTGGTTGCGGGCTGCCTCGGGACTTGCTGTGTTTTTGGCTCGGGCACCAGTTAGTGAGCCCTGGGGAGCAGAAACCCGTTTCCCCACCGCGGCTGTGTCCTCATCCAGGGCCTGGTACCCACTGCTCGCTCGGTGCTCCCGTTGGGGGCAgactctgaatgcagagttgatCACAGGACTGGTTATGCGTGAGCACGTGAGCTGTGTAACAGGCACAGCGCTCCCAGCTGAGAGCTGCTTAGTCACTGAGACGTTAGGGAACTTTCTGTCTCCTGTGGGTTTTGTTGCACCAACTTACTGGCTGCTGGAAAATTCTTTCAAAGATGTCAAACGCTTTCTTCCGGTAGCTTCTCCACCAGTGTGACCGGGACGATCTAGTGGGGTTGGCTCTGCCTCGGCTGGCTCAGGTCGTGACCGTGTATGAATTTCTTCTGATGAAGGTGGGTCTCCTTAGTGTTGCTAAGCGACTGAGGCGATGATCTGAAGTTATTTAGAAAGGCATCCTTTGTAATATTTTCTTAGATGGAGCCAGGCCTTGGGAATCATCTCCTTTCCCCAGAGAGGGCTGAAGTGAGCCGGCTGGTCCGGCCTGGGCGCCGGCACGTCCGGCCCGGGCGCCGGCACAGGCCGCCAGGCAGGCCCTCGTGGACTCGGTGTGCGTGGACTCCCCTCTCCTCTCGCACCCTGCCCTGCCCGCACCTCCATGGCAGCCCCGCCCCCGAGGAGCCAGCGCCGAGATGCGGCCTTGCTGCCTGCACCCGGACTTCAGGAGCGCCCCAGGAGTGGGGACCCGGCCCTCCCCCAGCTGCGGGCCCCAGAACCTGCCTGTGTGGCCCTCAGGGCCTGTCCGTGCCATTCCCCCAGCCACCGTTCTCCGGCGGCCCTCAGGGGCTGGTTTCCTGGGCCGCTTCTCCCGGCCATCTGCTGCCCCGAGCACAGTGCAGGGCACGCTGCGCTCTCGCTGGGGAGCGAAGGCCGAGTCTGCTGGCGGCTGGGGGCTTAGGAGTGTCCTTCCCGCCTTCGGAGTCCTCTCTGTATTTTCCACATCTTTGCCTTAGgttgaaacatcttttttttttccccccctttgtCATCTTTATCTTCACTGAGGTTGAAAAAGGTCATCTAGCAAAACCTCTCTTCCCAGCTGTATACAAGGAGTTTGAAGAGCTGCATAAAATGGTTACGAAACTGTGTCAAGATTACCTCCGCAGTTCCGGGCCCTGTTCTCAGGCGCCTCTGGAAGTAAACAACAATAAGGTAACAAGCTCCCCTGGGGAGTCTGGCCCAGAGCCAAGGGAGGGCTGCCCAGTAAAGAAGGAGGATGTTTACCTCAGTCATGACGTCTTGACGTCTTCATAGTCAGCTTCTGTTTAGCTCTTTCTTCCAAAAGTGATACATGCTTTtttcagaaaactcagaaatgcagataagctaaaaaaaaaaaaggaaacacccACCATCCTCCCACTCACCGATGATCACAGTGAATAGGTGGTGTCTTTTCTTCATTATGTAGGTTTTTGCAAAGGGATGAATTACACAGGGGCCAGCAGTTATTGTTTGTGGCTGTGTTCACAGAGCTCCcatttcagtatccttgcctttaGCTATTTTGAGTCCTTGACAGAAATAGGCTGTGAACTGACGTGGTTTTACTTGTTTTGGATAAAACCT is a window encoding:
- the ZNF839 gene encoding zinc finger protein 839 isoform X2: MPALAAIQPKPARPGPPPSGHCSAVGLSSQVLSHHPQPPVRVFIQRPLPALRPVPVKTVLAAEPPSGRSTAAVRLSASGLPAVTSVSSSSARLFISSSQTKHAEKLKKSLKVKTRSGRISRPPKYKAKDYKFIKTEDLADGHPSDSDDYTELSVEEDEDQRGRQALFDLASCSLRPKTFKCQTCEKSYIGKGGLARHFKLNPGHGHLEPEMSPSEKANGSVIAGPAEGNTRSLAPRGPPTPAPPVEEGAASAWRGLQNGQSVEVEEALVSEAKNGSFSALLGSERHPGPRRRGYSTEPSTAVLEQSGMAHPPVGAGATRSRARLQELLHQCDRDDLVGLALPRLAQVVTVYEFLLMKVEKGHLAKPLFPAVYKEFEELHKMVTKLCQDYLRSSGPCSQAPLEVNNNKVAESLGITEEFLRKREGYADCVPGKCTSPEEAPAELEGARPQKRADEIAEDGLASVKRTRRDAVPQDPTECPAEDGGLQRPALRAPAAGAGFAPGVNGGASPGPEESPAMPAPKQEGSAAQAGHRLAALTGWAAQGGPVDPTALRQGALGRGSPVP
- the ZNF839 gene encoding zinc finger protein 839 isoform X1; translation: MADAEPEAEGGGEDGCSGGRAPFSQRGSAARVAPLGPEQLRRVLEQVTKAQPPAEPPPPPCVLDAARRLRDAAQQAALQRGPGAEPPRPPRLLPPQQLEAICVKVRSGETKGQEKPMPALAAIQPKPARPGPPPSGHCSAVGLSSQVLSHHPQPPVRVFIQRPLPALRPVPVKTVLAAEPPSGRSTAAVRLSASGLPAVTSVSSSSARLFISSSQTKHAEKLKKSLKVKTRSGRISRPPKYKAKDYKFIKTEDLADGHPSDSDDYTELSVEEDEDQRGRQALFDLASCSLRPKTFKCQTCEKSYIGKGGLARHFKLNPGHGHLEPEMSPSEKANGSVIAGPAEGNTRSLAPRGPPTPAPPVEEGAASAWRGLQNGQSVEVEEALVSEAKNGSFSALLGSERHPGPRRRGYSTEPSTAVLEQSGMAHPPVGAGATRSRARLQELLHQCDRDDLVGLALPRLAQVVTVYEFLLMKVEKGHLAKPLFPAVYKEFEELHKMVTKLCQDYLRSSGPCSQAPLEVNNNKVAESLGITEEFLRKREGYADCVPGKCTSPEEAPAELEGARPQKRADEIAEDGLASVKRTRRDAVPQDPTECPAEDGGLQRPALRAPAAGAGFAPGVNGGASPGPEESPAMPAPKQEGSAAQAGHRLAALTGWAAQGGPVDPTALRQGALGRGSPVP